One Caretta caretta isolate rCarCar2 chromosome 6, rCarCar1.hap1, whole genome shotgun sequence genomic region harbors:
- the LOC125639080 gene encoding uncharacterized protein LOC125639080: MTMQSSSAEVTVMESQNRKRAPAWTEREVHDLIAVWGEESMLSELRSSFRNAKTFVKISQGMKDRGHNRDPKQCHMKLKELRQAYQKTREANSRSGSEPQTCRFYDELHAILGGSATTTPAVLFDSFNGDGGNTEAGFGEEEEDDDEVVDSSQQASGETGFPDSQELFLTQDLEPVPPEPTQGCLLDPPGGEGTSAACVSMITGSSPSQRLVKIRKKKKRTRDEMFSELMLSSHTDRAQMNAWRQIMSECRKAQNDWEERWQAEESKWRAEESKWWAEERAEAQMWRQRDERRQDSMLRLLEDQTSVLQCMVELQQRQLEHRLPLQPLCNQPPSSPSSIASTPRRPRLWWSGGPPANQPLHHRGLPKKQKAGIQ; encoded by the exons atgaccatgcagagctcatcagcagaggtgaccgtgatggagtcccagaatcgcaaaagagctccagcatggactgaacgggaggtacatgatctgattgctgtatggggagaggaatccatgctatcagaactccgttccagttttcgaaatgccaaaacctttgtcaaaatctcccagggcatgaaggacagaggccataacagggacccgaagcagtgccacatgaaacttaaggagctgaggcaagcctatcagaaaaccagagaggcgaacagccgctccgggtcagagccccaaacatgccgcttctatgatgagctgcatgccattttagggggttcagccaccactaccccagccgtgttgtttgactccttcaatggagatggaggcaacacggaagcaggtttcggggaagaagaagaagatgatgatgaggttgtagatagctcacagcaagcaagcggagaaaccggttttcccgacagccaggaactgtttctcacccaggacctggagccagtaccccccgaacccacccaaggctgcctcctggacccgccaggtggagaagggacctctg ctgcatgtgtttcaatgatcacaggatcttctccttcccagaggctagtgaagattagaaagaaaaaaaaacgcactcgtgatgaaatgttctctgagctcatgctgtcctcccacactgacagagcacagatgaatgcgtggaggcaaataatgtcagagtgcaggaaagcacaaaatgactgggaggagaggtggcaggctgaagagagtaagtggcgggctgaagagagtaagtggtgggctgaagagagggctgaagctcaaatgtggcggcagcgtgatgagaggaggcaggattcaatgctgaggctgctggaggatcaaaccagtgtgctccagtgtatggttgagctgcagcaaaggcagctggagcacagattgccactacagcccctgtgtaaccaaccgccctcctccccaagttccatagcctccacacccagacggcCAAGAttgtggtggagtggggggcctccggccaaccagccactccaccacagaggattgcccaaaaaacagaaggctggcattcaataa